Proteins from a genomic interval of Paenibacillus sp. RC334:
- the ald gene encoding alanine dehydrogenase, with the protein MNIGIPKEIKNNENRVSLTPAGAAQMIQHGHHVFVESHAGVESGFTDGDYATAGATIVQHAADVWSQADLIIKVKEPLSSEYGYFRKGLILFTYLHLAAEPALARALTDNGVTAISYETLDVGGSLPLLTPMSEVAGRMAVQIGAQLLEKPKGGKGILLAGVPGVKRGKVTIIGGGVVGTNAAKVAIGLGADVTLIDLSLHRLRQLDDIFGNQLHTLVSTPSNIAEAVAQSDLLIGAVLITGAKAPRLVTEAMVQTMQPGSVIVDVAIDQGGIVETIDHITTHDQPTYVKHGVIHYAVANMPGAVPQTSTLALTNATLPFALQLADQGVQEALRRSKPLLSGTNVLNGHITYEAVARDLGYPYVPVDQAWQTKALK; encoded by the coding sequence GTGAACATTGGAATTCCGAAAGAGATTAAAAACAATGAAAATCGTGTCTCCTTGACACCTGCTGGTGCAGCTCAGATGATCCAGCACGGACATCACGTGTTTGTGGAAAGTCATGCAGGGGTTGAAAGTGGCTTTACAGATGGAGATTATGCCACGGCGGGTGCAACGATTGTACAGCACGCAGCGGATGTGTGGTCTCAGGCGGATCTGATTATCAAGGTGAAGGAGCCGTTGTCCTCAGAATACGGATATTTCCGAAAAGGGCTGATTTTGTTCACCTATCTTCATCTGGCTGCTGAGCCGGCACTGGCCCGGGCGCTGACGGACAATGGCGTAACTGCTATCTCCTATGAAACATTAGATGTCGGGGGAAGCCTTCCACTGCTCACCCCCATGAGCGAGGTCGCAGGCCGAATGGCTGTGCAAATCGGGGCACAATTGCTGGAAAAACCGAAGGGCGGCAAAGGCATTCTGCTGGCAGGCGTGCCGGGAGTCAAGCGCGGCAAAGTGACCATTATTGGCGGCGGGGTCGTCGGCACGAACGCTGCGAAGGTCGCCATCGGCCTCGGCGCGGACGTGACGCTGATCGATCTGAGCCTGCATCGGCTGCGCCAGCTGGACGATATTTTCGGCAACCAGCTTCATACGCTGGTGTCCACACCATCCAACATTGCCGAAGCCGTAGCGCAGAGCGATTTGCTGATCGGTGCTGTCCTGATCACTGGAGCCAAAGCCCCTCGTCTCGTAACGGAGGCTATGGTGCAGACGATGCAGCCCGGTTCTGTGATTGTGGATGTCGCTATCGACCAGGGAGGTATTGTCGAGACGATTGACCACATCACGACACATGATCAGCCAACCTATGTGAAGCATGGCGTCATTCACTATGCCGTAGCGAACATGCCGGGCGCAGTGCCGCAAACCTCGACGCTTGCTTTGACGAATGCGACGCTTCCCTTCGCCCTCCAGCTTGCAGATCAGGGGGTTCAGGAAGCCCTTCGCAGAAGCAAGCCATTGCTCAGCGGCACGAATGTCCTGAACGGTCATATCACCTACGAGGCGGTAGCCCGTGATCTGGGTTATCCTTACGTTCCGGTGGATCAGGCGTGGCAGACAAAAGCCTTAAAATAG
- a CDS encoding copper amine oxidase N-terminal domain-containing protein, protein MNIKKWIAVPLILLMVALTGCQAVGGFDVSKNLLGTLDVKSQQSTEKISLKLTPKAGITQGDQEIVDLINSISVTVDEAKVQSEELASAKGTLHIDKYNLPFEIALDRQGVAIQLEGAKKPYYISLNSQESLSGLPAGFDPYVYSKDVRDLTKTAAALVLKHAPNPSTISATSVTEEVYGEKDKVKLTRLHAELRGDELVTLVKPFLTNLAKDEAGLKELIGQAIDFTKNIASSMNVDGADQVTSQLNTNKEKLVNEAYTEVKKYLDLAVAQYDVGVSTLYAQSPEIKTVLSSNTVLKTDMYFDEKGNVRKSVSDLTVALPEVDSLPVKSFSIVTETQSWNVNGSVTVDKVDISNGVIDLNKQAELTPGATLRNFDANSPIYNILKNDLEITKVETTFDPKDDYYVLVNRKGTAFIPLRELTYELGSELKWDAAAKQITVVDDITGKTIKLKSGSKQAELEGSTLTLPQAPYTDEYGTLYVPFKSVAEALGATVTRNSNGEYVLKRD, encoded by the coding sequence ATGAATATAAAAAAATGGATTGCCGTCCCTCTTATTCTGCTAATGGTAGCTTTGACGGGTTGCCAGGCAGTAGGCGGATTTGATGTAAGTAAAAATCTTTTGGGCACACTTGATGTGAAATCCCAGCAGTCAACGGAGAAGATATCTCTTAAATTGACTCCAAAAGCAGGCATTACACAAGGAGATCAGGAAATTGTTGATTTAATCAATTCCATTTCCGTAACAGTGGATGAGGCCAAGGTACAATCGGAGGAACTCGCTTCCGCCAAGGGCACATTGCACATCGACAAGTATAATTTGCCGTTTGAAATTGCTTTGGACCGTCAAGGTGTGGCTATTCAACTGGAAGGTGCCAAAAAACCTTATTACATATCTTTGAACTCGCAGGAGAGTTTGAGCGGTCTGCCTGCCGGATTTGATCCTTATGTATACTCCAAGGATGTAAGAGATCTGACGAAAACAGCCGCAGCACTTGTACTCAAGCATGCTCCTAACCCTTCGACCATCTCTGCAACGTCTGTAACCGAGGAAGTATACGGTGAGAAGGATAAAGTGAAGCTGACCCGCTTGCATGCGGAGCTTCGTGGGGATGAGCTGGTAACATTGGTAAAACCGTTCCTGACCAATCTGGCCAAGGACGAGGCAGGCTTGAAAGAACTGATCGGGCAAGCGATTGATTTTACTAAAAATATCGCTTCCAGCATGAATGTTGATGGTGCTGATCAAGTCACAAGCCAACTGAACACGAACAAGGAAAAACTGGTCAATGAGGCTTATACCGAGGTTAAAAAGTATTTGGATCTGGCCGTTGCTCAATATGATGTAGGCGTAAGCACTTTATATGCACAGTCTCCTGAAATTAAAACGGTTCTGAGTTCCAATACGGTTCTGAAAACCGATATGTATTTTGATGAAAAAGGAAATGTTCGCAAATCAGTGTCAGACCTGACGGTTGCTTTGCCAGAAGTAGATAGTCTTCCAGTGAAGTCCTTCTCGATTGTTACGGAAACTCAATCCTGGAACGTAAACGGTAGTGTAACAGTCGACAAGGTAGATATCTCCAATGGTGTAATCGACCTGAATAAACAAGCTGAATTAACACCAGGAGCGACACTTCGCAATTTTGATGCGAACTCTCCGATCTACAATATTTTAAAAAATGATTTGGAAATTACAAAAGTTGAAACCACTTTCGATCCTAAAGACGATTACTATGTGCTGGTGAATCGTAAAGGTACGGCCTTCATTCCACTGCGTGAGCTGACGTACGAACTGGGTTCCGAATTAAAATGGGATGCAGCTGCCAAGCAAATTACAGTTGTGGATGATATTACAGGTAAGACCATCAAGCTGAAAAGCGGTTCCAAACAGGCTGAACTGGAAGGAAGCACATTAACGCTGCCACAAGCTCCATATACGGATGAATATGGTACGCTGTATGTTCCTTTCAAATCGGTTGCCGAAGCATTGGGTGCTACAGTAACCCGTAACAGTAATGGTGAGTATGTGTTGAAACGCGACTAA
- a CDS encoding methyltransferase domain-containing protein, with translation MRYTEDREFIQLLDHYKQSFAGWDFSFISDTGRVASEPLDWSYASKAMTLIHSSTAMLDMGTGGGELLSRLRPFPEIVCATEAYAPNIPVAKERLEPLGVRVMAIDDDDSLPLDDNGFDLVLNKHEAFSPAKVRRILRSGGMFLTQQVGGLDCVGINDRLGAPYSEYADWSLSQAITGLKSNGFEIVEQREQFPIQRFFDIGALVYYLKAIEWQIADFQPERYIEQLYGLHLDIQRDGYWDVKQHRFLIHARAV, from the coding sequence ATGAGATATACAGAAGATCGTGAGTTTATACAGTTGTTGGATCACTATAAGCAATCCTTTGCCGGATGGGATTTTTCATTCATCTCGGATACAGGACGCGTAGCGAGCGAGCCCTTGGACTGGTCTTATGCCAGCAAGGCTATGACGCTCATCCATTCTTCCACGGCGATGCTGGATATGGGAACAGGCGGAGGCGAACTTTTGTCACGGCTGCGTCCTTTTCCAGAGATCGTATGCGCGACAGAAGCATATGCACCGAATATTCCTGTTGCCAAGGAACGATTGGAGCCGCTTGGCGTACGCGTGATGGCTATAGATGACGACGACTCACTTCCATTGGATGATAACGGGTTCGATCTCGTGCTGAACAAGCATGAGGCATTTTCTCCAGCGAAAGTGCGGCGTATTTTGCGTTCGGGCGGGATGTTCTTGACCCAACAGGTGGGGGGCCTGGATTGTGTGGGCATTAACGACCGTTTGGGAGCGCCTTATAGCGAGTATGCGGACTGGTCCCTTTCTCAAGCGATTACCGGTCTGAAAAGCAACGGCTTCGAAATCGTGGAGCAGCGGGAACAGTTTCCGATACAGCGGTTTTTCGATATTGGAGCGCTTGTCTACTACTTAAAGGCGATTGAATGGCAGATTGCTGATTTTCAACCAGAGAGATATATAGAACAGCTGTATGGCCTACATCTGGACATTCAACGTGATGGGTATTGGGACGTGAAACAGCACCGTTTTTTGATCCATGCTAGAGCAGTATAG
- a CDS encoding PucR family transcriptional regulator: MNGKKTFTIADVLERPVFRRAKLAAGEQGTSHRVGWVHVLEITNVTPFVSRHDLILTTGLWLTREGEERAEYMEQLIRSEAAGLCVELGTSIHEIPPEILELAERHHFPVIVFEQPVRFVEITQDIHSLLINRHHELLKDLERFSRQLQQETLRSTDMSALLRVLHDYAARQVIYMSSIDTNRFVPSIQPDVADRIANFYANEVESSMTSDREGHLLFHLNESTAVLFQPVVCFGQVFSAVALVLHGETPTEELSLLLDYTAKAAATLVLRTQFLEDRLLRNQNELIQDVLNGQLPSEEQAQTRMGLRLLPKGQYLFWAGVIEVEHQDKEASQVRKESINQDILVLLRSLLKKETLHNLLMMKGNQCYILCAKEELTLRSGAQMKKVLAHTVQYIQNYAAGQLDKVRIHAGFGKVRYQMTGAGRSFEEAYQVIEVARSVPAMRDRFFYDSIGIYQLLKAVPRTPFLQEFVEDHLGGLIAHDREHHMQLLDTLDAYFRCHGSKRDTAGILYIHRQTLYNRLDKINEIIGGNLADPDKRRCLEMALLAHRMLQAEK; this comes from the coding sequence ATGAACGGTAAAAAAACCTTTACCATTGCGGATGTGCTGGAACGTCCGGTATTCCGGCGGGCCAAGCTGGCGGCCGGGGAGCAGGGCACGAGTCACCGGGTCGGCTGGGTCCATGTGCTGGAAATCACAAACGTAACCCCCTTTGTGAGCCGTCATGACCTGATTTTGACGACTGGCCTGTGGCTGACCCGGGAAGGGGAGGAACGCGCTGAGTATATGGAGCAGCTGATCCGTTCCGAAGCCGCAGGACTGTGCGTGGAGCTGGGTACGAGCATCCATGAGATTCCGCCGGAAATCCTGGAGCTGGCGGAACGGCATCATTTTCCGGTCATCGTATTTGAACAGCCGGTACGCTTTGTTGAAATCACGCAAGATATTCATTCCCTGCTTATTAACCGCCACCATGAACTGCTGAAAGATCTGGAGCGCTTCTCGCGCCAGCTTCAGCAGGAGACGCTGCGCAGCACGGATATGAGTGCCCTTTTACGGGTACTTCATGATTATGCCGCCCGACAGGTCATCTACATGTCTTCCATTGATACCAATCGGTTCGTGCCTTCTATCCAGCCTGATGTGGCTGACCGCATTGCGAATTTTTATGCCAATGAGGTGGAATCCAGCATGACGTCTGACCGGGAAGGTCACTTGCTGTTTCATCTCAATGAATCCACCGCCGTCTTGTTTCAGCCGGTTGTCTGCTTCGGGCAGGTGTTTTCCGCAGTAGCTCTGGTGCTGCATGGCGAAACGCCGACGGAAGAACTGTCACTGCTGCTGGATTACACGGCCAAGGCAGCCGCTACGCTGGTGCTGAGAACTCAGTTCCTCGAAGACCGGTTGTTACGCAACCAGAATGAACTGATTCAGGATGTGCTGAACGGACAGCTTCCCAGCGAGGAACAGGCTCAGACCCGGATGGGGCTGCGTCTGCTGCCCAAGGGACAGTATTTATTTTGGGCTGGGGTTATTGAGGTGGAGCATCAGGATAAGGAAGCCAGTCAGGTGCGCAAGGAGTCCATTAACCAGGATATATTGGTATTGCTCCGTTCTTTGCTGAAAAAGGAGACGCTGCACAATCTGCTCATGATGAAGGGTAACCAGTGCTACATTCTTTGCGCCAAGGAGGAATTGACTCTGCGTTCCGGGGCACAAATGAAGAAAGTGCTTGCCCATACCGTGCAATATATTCAGAACTATGCTGCTGGGCAGCTTGACAAGGTGCGCATTCATGCAGGTTTCGGCAAAGTGAGGTACCAGATGACCGGAGCAGGCCGTAGCTTTGAAGAGGCTTATCAGGTTATTGAAGTGGCGCGAAGCGTTCCGGCCATGAGAGATCGATTTTTTTACGACAGTATCGGAATCTATCAGTTGTTGAAGGCCGTGCCCCGCACTCCTTTTTTACAAGAGTTTGTAGAGGATCATTTGGGCGGGCTGATTGCGCATGACCGTGAGCACCATATGCAGCTTCTGGATACGCTGGATGCTTATTTTCGATGCCATGGCTCCAAGCGCGATACTGCCGGAATCCTGTACATTCACAGGCAAACTCTCTACAATCGGCTGGACAAAATTAACGAGATCATAGGAGGAAATCTGGCAGACCCGGATAAACGTCGTTGTCTGGAGATGGCATTGCTGGCTCACCGGATGCTACAGGCCGAAAAATGA
- a CDS encoding aldo/keto reductase: MSQQKKSAITWADGREVPLIGQGTWHMGEKASFRQEEVRALQLGLDLGMTLVDTAEMYAEGGAEEIVGEAIRGRRDEVYLVSKAYPHHADRQGLAQACEASLTRMGMEYMDMYLLHWRGNIPLEETIQGMEKLREQGKIRNWGVSNLDKSDMEELWSLTGGDTCAVNQVLYHAASRGIEYDLLPWSRTHGVPVMAYCPIAQGGRLRRGLLEHPVMEDIAASHRVTPSQIALAWVIRDGDIWAIPKAVQESHVRENAAAANIRLTPEQLQQIDEAFPPPTQKQPLDIV, translated from the coding sequence ATGAGCCAACAGAAGAAAAGTGCAATCACATGGGCTGATGGCCGTGAGGTGCCACTGATCGGACAGGGGACATGGCATATGGGTGAAAAAGCTTCGTTTCGGCAAGAGGAAGTGCGCGCGCTTCAACTTGGCTTGGATCTGGGCATGACGTTGGTCGATACGGCTGAAATGTATGCTGAGGGCGGTGCAGAAGAGATCGTCGGGGAGGCCATTCGGGGCCGTCGGGACGAGGTGTATCTCGTCAGCAAGGCATACCCTCATCATGCAGACCGCCAAGGGCTGGCTCAAGCGTGCGAAGCGAGCCTGACCCGCATGGGAATGGAGTACATGGACATGTATTTGTTGCATTGGCGAGGGAATATCCCGCTGGAAGAGACGATACAAGGCATGGAAAAACTGCGTGAGCAGGGCAAAATCCGCAACTGGGGCGTGTCCAATCTGGACAAGTCCGACATGGAGGAGCTGTGGAGCCTGACTGGAGGCGATACCTGCGCGGTTAACCAAGTGCTATATCATGCGGCTTCGCGGGGGATTGAATATGATCTGCTTCCTTGGAGCCGTACACATGGTGTGCCTGTGATGGCGTATTGCCCGATTGCACAAGGCGGACGTCTACGGCGGGGGCTGTTGGAACATCCCGTCATGGAGGACATCGCTGCCAGTCACCGGGTAACGCCATCCCAGATTGCACTCGCATGGGTCATACGAGATGGCGATATCTGGGCAATCCCGAAGGCGGTACAGGAATCACATGTACGGGAAAATGCAGCGGCAGCGAATATCCGGCTCACTCCTGAACAACTGCAACAAATAGATGAAGCTTTTCCGCCGCCTACGCAGAAGCAGCCGCTGGATATCGTTTGA
- a CDS encoding galactokinase family protein encodes MKDMELLNSSEGQIVLARMYGQQQIAEQTTRYQSLLQAYREHFGVGDIEWFSAPGRCEIGGNHTDHNHGKVLAGSITLDTIAVAAKVEESVITFFSEGYKTKYVIDLNDLSPRPEDDGTMLLVRGIAAGLLKFGYRIGGFRAYISSNVFSASGLSSSASFEMLICTIISHFYNEGALDAVAKSKIGQYAENGYWNKPSGLLDQMACAYGGLVAIDFVNPKEPIINPVHWNFQENGYSLVIVNTGGDHADLTDDYAAVPNEMRAVAQSLGASVCRDLSPEDLYANLKMVREKAGDRAVLRALHFFEENRRVDEQVKSLEEGRFSDFLRLVTESGNSSWKWLQNVYRSGIDREQDVSVALALTEMFLQSIDDSACRVHGGGFAGVILTILPNDCVDDYKTWISGMLGTPVLVVNVREQGAVNVSDLIHAATKD; translated from the coding sequence ATGAAAGATATGGAACTGTTGAATTCTAGTGAGGGACAAATTGTACTTGCTCGAATGTACGGTCAACAGCAGATTGCAGAGCAAACGACGCGATATCAATCACTTCTACAGGCGTACCGGGAGCACTTTGGCGTCGGGGATATTGAATGGTTTAGTGCTCCGGGAAGATGCGAAATTGGGGGGAATCATACAGACCACAATCACGGGAAGGTGCTGGCAGGCAGTATTACACTTGATACCATCGCTGTAGCTGCTAAAGTGGAGGAGTCTGTAATTACGTTCTTTTCCGAAGGCTACAAAACGAAATATGTCATTGATTTAAATGACTTGTCACCACGACCAGAGGATGACGGTACGATGCTTCTGGTCCGCGGTATTGCGGCCGGCTTGCTCAAATTCGGCTATCGCATCGGAGGATTCCGGGCTTATATATCAAGCAATGTGTTCTCTGCTTCAGGACTAAGCTCTTCTGCTTCATTTGAAATGTTGATATGTACGATAATCAGTCATTTTTATAATGAGGGAGCGTTGGATGCTGTCGCCAAATCCAAAATCGGCCAGTACGCCGAAAATGGCTACTGGAACAAGCCGTCGGGACTGCTTGACCAAATGGCTTGCGCATATGGAGGATTGGTTGCCATTGATTTTGTAAACCCCAAGGAACCGATCATAAATCCAGTTCATTGGAATTTTCAAGAAAACGGATATTCCCTGGTTATCGTCAATACAGGCGGAGATCATGCTGATTTAACGGACGATTACGCGGCGGTGCCCAACGAAATGCGTGCAGTGGCTCAGTCCTTAGGTGCTTCTGTTTGCCGTGACTTATCGCCGGAGGATCTGTATGCCAACCTCAAAATGGTCAGGGAAAAAGCAGGAGATCGTGCAGTGCTGCGTGCGTTGCATTTTTTTGAAGAAAATAGACGTGTCGATGAACAGGTGAAATCGCTGGAGGAGGGACGTTTTTCTGATTTCTTGAGGCTCGTCACCGAATCCGGTAATTCTTCATGGAAATGGCTTCAAAACGTATATAGAAGTGGGATTGACCGGGAACAGGACGTATCTGTCGCGCTTGCATTAACGGAAATGTTTTTGCAATCAATAGATGACAGCGCATGCAGGGTACATGGTGGTGGATTTGCTGGAGTCATCTTGACGATTCTTCCCAATGATTGTGTTGACGATTATAAGACGTGGATCAGCGGAATGCTGGGAACTCCGGTACTCGTTGTCAACGTCCGTGAGCAGGGTGCCGTTAATGTAAGTGATTTGATTCATGCGGCAACGAAGGATTGA
- a CDS encoding mismatch-specific DNA-glycosylase has protein sequence MEERETGTKTELHEVDDHLDYGLSVVFIGFNPSLKSGEVGHHYANPRNRFWRILEGAGLTPRLYDPSEDRELLKLGYGFTNIVSRPTRGVEDIAREEYAEGRLKLYAKLKEYRPKIACFVGKGVYTEYSKKSKADWGFQPEPLIPEMYEFVAPSSSGLVRMSLEEITDIYRRLQTFLTAEIV, from the coding sequence ATGGAAGAGAGAGAAACAGGAACCAAGACAGAGCTGCATGAGGTAGATGATCATTTGGATTACGGATTATCTGTCGTATTCATCGGCTTCAATCCCAGCTTGAAGTCAGGAGAAGTGGGGCATCATTATGCGAACCCGCGCAACCGTTTTTGGCGCATACTGGAGGGAGCGGGTTTGACCCCTCGCCTGTACGATCCATCAGAGGATCGGGAGCTGCTCAAGCTTGGCTACGGGTTTACGAACATTGTTTCCAGGCCCACGAGGGGAGTGGAGGACATTGCACGCGAGGAATACGCCGAAGGACGTCTGAAGCTGTATGCCAAGCTAAAGGAATACCGTCCCAAGATTGCCTGCTTTGTTGGCAAAGGTGTATATACCGAATACAGTAAAAAATCCAAAGCAGATTGGGGATTCCAGCCCGAGCCGCTGATCCCCGAGATGTATGAGTTTGTAGCCCCTTCGTCCAGCGGACTGGTTCGCATGTCACTGGAAGAGATCACAGATATTTACCGCCGTCTCCAGACGTTTCTGACAGCAGAAATCGTCTGA
- a CDS encoding substrate-binding domain-containing protein: MSDPKGIITERETGASMRLAWFWPWLGGTFMFGLFSVMFNVFWSMAVASNVQLLLRREGVTDTAVIVMMILYAWIIGLIFAAYGVWSARIFSLRKLPLMLTGLLSLLCGLGLWIVGLQGSGGQPSEVWGDSWQLFSIYHAWAEPVLEVLEPYTQHGEIWFLLTALLPIAGMVVGVGVDRYPAVTGKNGKVDRRWQWVVAAMSAALVIVLTIALMLPHRPLIAERDFPVVDGATAAIPFAQDMLHELTGMSKARAAHELRFNTTHQAYVNLINKKADLILVAGPSNGELQLAKSQGVKIKLTPIGRDAFIFLVHFDNPVHNLSSKQIRRIYEGSIHNWSEVGGKDQPIVAYQREENSGSQTYMQKKVMADHEMAEPPRERTIGIMGGMINAVADYNKDHNALGYSFYYFANVMHKRQEVRFLSIDGVVPNKEHIRSQQYPFTAQLFVVTREGEKYSPSVQRLLQWLQSEDGKRIIEQGGFVPVHP; this comes from the coding sequence ATGTCTGATCCAAAGGGAATTATAACCGAGCGGGAAACAGGCGCCTCCATGCGACTAGCATGGTTTTGGCCGTGGCTGGGCGGTACATTTATGTTTGGATTGTTTTCAGTCATGTTTAATGTATTTTGGAGTATGGCTGTGGCGTCTAATGTACAGCTTCTGCTGAGGCGCGAAGGTGTGACGGATACTGCGGTCATTGTGATGATGATATTATACGCCTGGATCATCGGTCTGATTTTTGCGGCTTACGGTGTCTGGAGTGCGCGTATTTTCAGTCTGCGAAAACTTCCGCTCATGCTGACAGGGCTGTTATCATTATTATGTGGCCTGGGTTTATGGATTGTGGGGTTACAAGGCTCTGGCGGCCAACCATCCGAAGTGTGGGGCGACTCGTGGCAACTGTTTTCAATCTATCACGCGTGGGCGGAGCCTGTACTGGAGGTATTGGAGCCGTATACACAGCATGGTGAAATCTGGTTTCTGCTGACTGCACTGCTGCCGATCGCCGGAATGGTAGTGGGTGTTGGGGTGGATCGTTATCCGGCGGTGACAGGAAAGAACGGAAAGGTAGATCGTAGATGGCAATGGGTCGTTGCCGCCATGTCTGCCGCGCTCGTTATTGTGCTGACCATTGCACTGATGCTGCCTCATCGTCCGTTGATCGCAGAACGGGATTTTCCAGTGGTCGATGGGGCTACAGCGGCGATTCCGTTCGCACAGGATATGCTGCATGAGCTGACCGGAATGAGCAAGGCGCGCGCGGCGCACGAATTGAGATTCAACACAACGCATCAGGCGTATGTAAATCTGATCAACAAGAAAGCGGATCTCATTCTGGTGGCAGGACCATCCAATGGAGAGCTGCAACTTGCGAAAAGTCAGGGAGTGAAAATAAAGCTTACTCCAATTGGGCGGGATGCGTTTATTTTTCTCGTTCACTTTGATAATCCGGTTCATAATTTGTCCTCAAAGCAGATTCGTCGCATTTATGAAGGCTCCATTCATAATTGGAGTGAAGTGGGAGGCAAGGACCAGCCGATTGTAGCCTATCAGCGGGAAGAAAATTCGGGAAGTCAGACGTATATGCAAAAGAAAGTGATGGCAGACCATGAGATGGCCGAGCCGCCCCGGGAGCGCACGATTGGCATCATGGGTGGTATGATTAATGCAGTTGCCGATTATAACAAGGATCACAATGCGCTCGGGTATTCGTTTTATTATTTTGCCAATGTGATGCATAAGCGGCAAGAAGTTAGATTTTTGTCCATTGACGGAGTAGTGCCAAACAAGGAGCATATCCGTTCGCAACAATATCCGTTCACCGCTCAATTGTTCGTGGTCACACGGGAAGGAGAGAAGTACAGCCCTTCGGTTCAACGGCTGCTCCAGTGGCTGCAAAGCGAAGATGGCAAACGGATCATTGAACAAGGCGGTTTTGTTCCTGTACATCCGTAG